The following proteins are co-located in the Paraburkholderia phytofirmans PsJN genome:
- a CDS encoding ParA family protein, which translates to MTVIVVANPKGGVGKSTLSTNLAGYFAAAGEWVALADLDKQQSAHAWLSLRPDTLPAIETWEVNQDAPAKPPKGLEHAVIDTPAGLHGNRLGIALDLADKVIVPLQPSMFDILATQEFLERLAKEKAVRKGAIEIGVVGMRVDARTRSAEQLHRFVEGLKLPVLGYLRDTQNYVQLAAHGLTLWDVAKSRVEKDLEQWQPIVEWTNGSGKKG; encoded by the coding sequence ATGACGGTGATCGTGGTGGCGAATCCGAAGGGCGGCGTGGGTAAAAGCACGCTGTCGACCAATCTGGCCGGCTATTTCGCCGCAGCCGGCGAATGGGTCGCACTGGCGGACCTGGACAAGCAGCAGTCCGCGCACGCGTGGCTGTCGTTGCGGCCCGACACGCTGCCGGCCATCGAAACCTGGGAAGTCAATCAGGATGCGCCGGCCAAACCGCCTAAAGGCCTGGAGCACGCGGTCATCGACACGCCGGCCGGACTGCACGGCAATCGGCTGGGAATCGCGCTCGATCTGGCCGATAAGGTGATCGTGCCGCTCCAGCCGTCCATGTTCGATATTCTCGCCACCCAGGAATTCCTCGAGCGGTTGGCCAAGGAGAAGGCCGTCAGGAAAGGCGCGATCGAAATCGGCGTGGTCGGCATGCGCGTCGATGCGCGCACCCGCTCGGCGGAGCAGCTGCATCGTTTTGTCGAGGGGTTGAAGCTGCCGGTGCTGGGTTATTTGCGCGACACGCAGAACTACGTGCAACTGGCGGCCCACGGGTTGACCTTGTGGGACGTCGCAAAAAGCCGGGTGGAGAAGGATCTGGAGCAGTGGCAGCCGATTGTCGAATGGACTAACGGGAGCGGCAAGAAAGGATGA
- a CDS encoding PaaI family thioesterase — MSKLRPEYTVERLHERQKGSLPGLLGVHVLSLEEGVLTAELTVRKELLAPNGFLHAATVIGLADTACGYACLAHLPETARNFTTIELKSNFLGTATEGTIRAVATGVHLGRSTQVWDATVTDPNGKTMALFRCTQMVLY; from the coding sequence ATGAGCAAACTCCGCCCGGAATACACCGTCGAACGTCTCCACGAACGGCAGAAAGGCTCGCTACCTGGCTTGCTGGGCGTGCATGTGCTGTCTCTGGAAGAAGGCGTCCTGACCGCGGAATTGACCGTGCGCAAGGAATTGCTCGCGCCGAACGGCTTTTTGCATGCCGCCACCGTGATCGGTCTCGCCGATACGGCCTGCGGCTACGCCTGCCTCGCCCACTTGCCGGAGACGGCGCGCAATTTCACGACCATCGAGCTGAAAAGCAATTTTCTCGGCACGGCGACCGAAGGAACGATCCGCGCGGTCGCGACGGGCGTGCATCTTGGGCGCAGCACGCAGGTATGGGACGCCACCGTCACCGATCCGAACGGCAAGACGATGGCGCTGTTTCGGTGTACGCAGATGGTGTTGTATTGA
- a CDS encoding DoxX family protein: protein MNSNRSADLAALLLRVALGVLYLAHSLQKIFVFTLPGTAQFFVSLGLPGWLGYVTAFVELFGGVALLLGVQVRWVALVLLPFMLGAMSQHLHNGWGFASPHGGWEYPAFWAVTLAVQSLLGGGALAFGGARAPRAVAA from the coding sequence ATGAACTCGAACCGCTCCGCCGATCTGGCCGCTCTACTTCTTCGCGTCGCCTTGGGCGTGCTGTATCTCGCTCACAGTCTGCAGAAGATTTTCGTCTTCACGCTGCCCGGCACGGCGCAATTCTTCGTTTCGCTCGGCTTGCCGGGTTGGCTCGGCTATGTGACGGCGTTCGTCGAGCTGTTCGGCGGCGTCGCACTGCTGCTTGGCGTGCAGGTCCGCTGGGTCGCGCTGGTGCTGTTGCCGTTCATGCTCGGCGCGATGTCGCAGCATCTGCACAACGGCTGGGGTTTTGCGTCGCCGCACGGCGGCTGGGAATATCCGGCGTTCTGGGCGGTGACGTTGGCGGTGCAGTCGCTGCTCGGCGGCGGGGCGCTGGCGTTCGGTGGAGCGAGGGCGCCGCGGGCGGTGGCTGCCTGA
- the panC gene encoding pantoate--beta-alanine ligase: protein MKVISSIHELRDQLRGQNRTAFVPTMGNLHEGHLSLMRLARQHGDPVVASIFVNRLQFGPNEDFDKYPRTMEADIEKLQKENVYVLFAPTEKDLYPEPQEYRVHPPHDLGDILEGEFRPGFFQGVCTVVMKLMSCVQPRVAVFGKKDYQQLMIVRRMCNQFALPTDIIAAETVRDTDGLALSSRNRYLQAAERAEAPKLAAELNRVRDAVLSGERDFAKVEQAAMAALAARGWQPDYIAVRKRSDLLPPGPQDANAQLVVLAAAKLGATRLIDNLEI from the coding sequence ATGAAAGTCATCAGCTCGATCCATGAATTGCGCGACCAGTTGCGCGGCCAGAATCGCACGGCCTTTGTGCCGACCATGGGCAATCTGCACGAGGGCCATCTGTCGCTGATGCGTCTCGCCCGCCAGCACGGCGATCCGGTGGTGGCGAGCATTTTCGTCAACCGGTTGCAGTTCGGTCCGAACGAGGATTTCGACAAATACCCGCGCACGATGGAAGCGGACATCGAAAAGCTCCAGAAGGAAAACGTCTACGTGCTGTTCGCGCCCACGGAAAAGGATCTGTATCCGGAACCGCAGGAGTACCGCGTGCATCCGCCGCACGATCTGGGCGATATCCTCGAAGGCGAATTCCGGCCCGGCTTCTTCCAGGGCGTGTGCACGGTCGTGATGAAGCTGATGTCGTGCGTGCAGCCCCGCGTCGCCGTGTTCGGCAAGAAGGATTACCAGCAGTTGATGATCGTGCGCCGCATGTGCAACCAGTTCGCGCTGCCGACCGACATCATCGCCGCGGAAACAGTGCGTGACACCGACGGCTTGGCGCTCAGCTCGCGCAATCGCTATCTGCAGGCCGCCGAGCGCGCCGAAGCGCCGAAGCTGGCCGCCGAACTGAACCGCGTGCGCGACGCCGTGCTTTCCGGCGAGCGCGACTTCGCGAAAGTCGAACAGGCGGCGATGGCGGCCTTGGCCGCGCGCGGCTGGCAGCCGGATTACATCGCGGTGCGCAAGCGCTCGGATCTGCTGCCGCCGGGTCCGCAAGACGCGAACGCGCAACTGGTCGTGCTGGCCGCCGCCAAGCTCGGCGCCACTCGTCTTATCGACAACCTCGAAATCTGA
- a CDS encoding DUF3460 family protein, with translation MYQSDITQFLNQLKQQKPNLEAEQRRGRALLWDKQPIDLEERAEQKASRVEQTPYSYYQNF, from the coding sequence ATGTATCAATCGGACATCACCCAGTTCCTGAACCAGCTCAAGCAACAGAAACCCAATCTGGAAGCCGAACAACGCCGCGGCCGCGCGCTGCTGTGGGACAAACAGCCGATCGATCTGGAAGAACGCGCCGAGCAGAAAGCCTCCCGCGTCGAACAGACGCCTTACTCGTACTATCAAAACTTCTAA
- a CDS encoding cobyric acid synthase gives MIQGTTSDAGKSTLVAGLCRLARRAGVRVAPFKPQNMALNSAVTVDGGEIGRAQALQAIAAGIAAHTDLNPVLLKPTSDRGAQVIIHGKARMNLDARAYHDYKPVAFEAVLESYARLQAAYETIFVEGAGSPAEINLRDRDIANMGFAEAVDCPVVLVADIDRGGVFAHLTGTLACLSASEQSRVRGFIINRFRGDVSLLKPGLDWLEAKTGKPVLGVVPYLHGLTLDAEDMLPPELRAAHDGGAARMLRVVVPVLPHISNHTDFDALRAHPQVDFEYVRSGTPVPPADLIILPGSKNVPGDLASLRAQGWDAVLQKHLRYGGRVIGICGGMQMLGREVADPHGVEGAPGTSAGLGWLDYSTVLTRDKTLKNVTGHLALPGSPEVAGYEIHMGETHGPALDTPALRLGDAQAAHPDGAISADGQILATYVHGLFDTPAACAALLAWAGLSDAEEIDYPALREASLERLADTLAEHLDLPKLFAAIG, from the coding sequence ATGATTCAGGGCACCACCTCCGATGCCGGTAAGAGCACGCTCGTCGCCGGTCTGTGCCGGCTCGCTCGCCGCGCCGGCGTGCGGGTCGCGCCGTTCAAGCCGCAGAACATGGCGCTCAACAGCGCGGTGACCGTGGACGGCGGCGAGATCGGCCGCGCTCAGGCTTTGCAGGCGATCGCCGCGGGTATTGCCGCGCACACGGATCTGAACCCGGTGCTGCTCAAACCGACCAGCGACCGTGGCGCGCAAGTGATCATCCACGGCAAGGCGCGCATGAATCTCGACGCGCGGGCGTATCACGACTACAAACCCGTCGCGTTCGAAGCGGTGCTTGAATCGTATGCGCGTCTGCAGGCGGCGTACGAGACGATTTTCGTTGAAGGCGCGGGCAGTCCGGCGGAAATCAATCTGCGTGATCGCGACATCGCCAACATGGGTTTCGCGGAAGCAGTCGATTGCCCGGTCGTGCTGGTCGCCGATATCGACCGGGGCGGCGTGTTCGCCCATCTCACGGGCACGCTCGCGTGCCTGTCGGCGAGCGAGCAGTCGCGGGTGCGCGGGTTCATCATCAACCGTTTTCGCGGCGATGTCAGTTTGCTCAAGCCGGGCTTGGATTGGCTCGAAGCGAAAACCGGTAAGCCGGTGCTCGGCGTCGTGCCCTATCTGCACGGTCTGACGCTCGACGCCGAAGACATGCTGCCGCCCGAATTGCGCGCGGCGCACGACGGCGGCGCGGCGCGCATGCTGCGAGTGGTCGTGCCGGTACTGCCGCACATCAGCAATCACACGGATTTCGATGCGCTGCGCGCGCATCCGCAGGTCGATTTTGAATACGTGCGCAGCGGTACGCCGGTGCCGCCGGCTGATCTGATCATTCTGCCAGGCTCGAAAAACGTGCCCGGCGACCTGGCGTCTTTGCGCGCGCAAGGTTGGGACGCGGTGCTGCAAAAGCATTTGCGTTACGGCGGCCGCGTGATCGGCATTTGCGGCGGCATGCAGATGCTTGGGCGTGAAGTGGCCGATCCGCATGGTGTCGAGGGTGCTCCTGGGACGTCGGCGGGACTCGGCTGGCTCGACTACTCGACGGTGCTCACGCGCGACAAGACGCTCAAGAATGTCACCGGACACCTCGCATTGCCGGGCTCGCCCGAAGTGGCCGGCTACGAAATCCATATGGGCGAGACGCACGGCCCGGCGCTCGACACGCCCGCGTTGCGCCTGGGCGATGCGCAGGCAGCGCATCCCGACGGCGCGATTTCCGCCGATGGCCAGATTCTCGCGACTTACGTCCACGGGTTGTTCGACACGCCGGCGGCATGCGCCGCGCTGCTCGCATGGGCGGGTTTGAGCGATGCGGAGGAAATCGACTATCCGGCGTTGCGCGAGGCGTCGCTGGAACGGCTCGCGGATACGCTCGCGGAGCATCTCGATCTGCCGAAATTGTTCGCGGCGATTGGGTGA
- the panD gene encoding aspartate 1-decarboxylase, producing MQRNMLKSKIHRVAVTHCELHYEGSCAIDEDLLEAANIVENERIDIWNINNGERFSTYAIKGERGSGMISLNGSAARRAQLGDLVIIAAFAVVDEAELKAGWKPDLVFVDDNNKIKGSRDHVPTQNWT from the coding sequence ATGCAACGCAACATGCTGAAGTCGAAGATCCACCGCGTCGCGGTCACGCACTGCGAGCTGCACTACGAAGGCTCGTGCGCGATCGACGAAGATTTGCTGGAAGCGGCGAATATCGTCGAAAATGAGCGGATCGACATCTGGAACATCAACAACGGCGAGCGTTTCTCGACCTACGCGATCAAGGGCGAACGCGGCAGCGGCATGATTTCGCTGAACGGTTCGGCCGCGCGGCGCGCACAGCTGGGCGATCTGGTGATCATCGCGGCGTTCGCGGTGGTGGATGAAGCCGAGCTGAAGGCCGGCTGGAAGCCGGACCTGGTTTTCGTCGATGACAACAACAAAATCAAGGGCAGCCGCGACCACGTGCCGACGCAGAACTGGACCTGA
- a CDS encoding segregation and condensation protein A, whose protein sequence is MSHADEAHGAPPAPADAALAAPATDSTPDTVDGIAFARLYGEPLFKLPTDLYIPPDALEVFLETFEGPLDLLLYLIRKQNFNVLDIPMADVTVQYLGYVDQLRQTNLELASEYLLMAAMLIEIKSRMLLPVKKADSGEEAEDPRAELVRRLLEYEQMKLAAQRIDQLPQLGRDFLRAEVYIEQSITPRFPDVNSEDLRAAWADVIKRAKLVQHHKISREELSVREHMSSILRQLQNARFVEFSDLFDTSKGVPVVVVNFIAVLELCRETLVEITQAEPFAPIYVRLAYLPA, encoded by the coding sequence GTGAGTCACGCCGACGAGGCACACGGCGCACCGCCGGCCCCCGCCGACGCCGCGCTCGCCGCGCCCGCCACCGATTCGACGCCGGACACCGTCGACGGCATTGCTTTCGCGCGCCTGTACGGCGAGCCGCTCTTCAAGCTGCCGACGGATCTGTACATTCCGCCGGACGCGCTCGAGGTGTTTCTCGAAACGTTCGAAGGACCGCTGGATCTGTTGCTGTACCTGATCCGCAAGCAGAACTTCAACGTGCTCGACATCCCGATGGCAGACGTCACGGTGCAATACCTCGGCTATGTCGACCAGTTGCGCCAGACCAATCTCGAACTCGCGTCCGAGTATCTGCTGATGGCCGCGATGCTGATCGAGATTAAGTCGCGCATGTTGTTGCCGGTCAAGAAGGCCGACAGCGGCGAAGAAGCCGAAGATCCGCGCGCGGAACTCGTGCGGCGCCTGCTCGAATACGAGCAGATGAAGCTCGCCGCGCAGCGCATCGACCAGTTGCCGCAACTCGGGCGCGATTTCCTGCGCGCCGAGGTCTACATCGAGCAAAGCATCACGCCGCGTTTTCCCGACGTGAACAGCGAAGATCTGCGCGCCGCGTGGGCCGACGTGATCAAGCGCGCCAAGCTGGTCCAGCATCACAAGATTTCGCGCGAGGAGCTGTCGGTGCGCGAGCATATGAGCTCGATCCTTCGGCAACTGCAGAACGCGCGCTTCGTCGAATTCTCCGATCTGTTCGACACCAGCAAGGGCGTGCCGGTGGTGGTGGTGAATTTCATCGCCGTGCTCGAGCTGTGCCGCGAAACGCTCGTCGAAATCACCCAGGCGGAACCGTTTGCGCCGATTTATGTGCGCCTCGCCTATCTGCCCGCCTGA
- a CDS encoding autotransporter assembly complex protein TamA: protein MAGCAIDKPRLRRGKAGSGRGQRTAIRHWLRTWLAFGLVMLTLATGNAHAAKAAASYKVDIEATPRSLRKLLEAHLDIARFAKRPDISDDQFEFLITATPQQVRDLASTQGYFTPVVRTDVRTVDNAKRVTVSVDPGPQTVISSVSLSFRGPVLTEDPEQENTARFAFSLHEGEPFSQGGWDDAKNASLKALQARRYLGAKIYHSEARVDPRTHEAKLSVTYDSGPTFTMGKLDVSGTRRYPEQIVDNVNPISVGEIYDVQRITELQRQLQNTPYYASVAIDVGDDPAKPVDTPVHVKVSEYPYNSIRGGVGYSTDNGPLVQGSYSYLDTFGKAWPFTIQGRVDQIQQYGQIQLAMPPGPRAWTNSMLASYTTTDVSDTRIYSIRGGVQRARTSQFIDYNYALLYYQDRLDQNAVAPTTSRALVPSWSWTRRNTDDPLFPRSGNLIHVEAGFAVKGVLTDQTFIRGYARGQQYLPIGKEDLVLIRAELGGVFTSGPSSGIPASLLFRAGGSNSVRGYGYQSIGNSVDGSVLPTKYLVTGSAEYQHWFSHDWGAAAFFDIGTATDTWGEKVFYPGVGIGARWRSPVGPVNVDVAYGIRNKSVRPYLTLGIAF, encoded by the coding sequence TTGGCGGGGTGTGCGATCGACAAGCCGCGGCTGCGGCGCGGCAAGGCCGGTTCCGGGCGTGGGCAGCGCACGGCCATACGGCATTGGTTGCGCACGTGGCTGGCATTCGGCCTCGTCATGCTGACGCTGGCAACCGGCAACGCCCATGCCGCGAAAGCGGCGGCCAGCTACAAGGTCGACATCGAAGCCACGCCGCGCTCGCTGCGCAAGCTGCTGGAAGCGCATCTGGATATCGCGCGTTTCGCCAAGCGCCCCGACATCAGCGACGACCAGTTCGAGTTTCTGATCACCGCCACGCCCCAGCAAGTGCGAGATCTGGCCTCCACGCAGGGCTATTTCACGCCGGTCGTGCGCACCGACGTGCGTACCGTCGACAATGCAAAGCGCGTCACGGTGAGCGTCGATCCCGGTCCGCAGACCGTCATCTCATCGGTTTCGCTGTCGTTTCGCGGGCCGGTGCTGACCGAAGATCCCGAGCAGGAAAACACCGCGCGCTTCGCATTTTCGCTGCACGAAGGCGAACCGTTCTCGCAGGGCGGTTGGGACGATGCGAAGAACGCGTCGCTCAAGGCCTTGCAGGCGCGCCGCTATCTGGGCGCGAAGATCTACCACTCGGAGGCGCGGGTCGATCCGCGCACGCACGAGGCGAAATTGTCGGTCACGTACGACAGCGGACCGACCTTCACGATGGGCAAGCTCGACGTATCGGGCACGCGGCGCTATCCGGAACAGATCGTCGACAACGTGAATCCGATTTCGGTGGGCGAAATCTACGACGTTCAGCGCATCACGGAATTGCAGCGGCAATTGCAGAACACGCCGTACTACGCGAGCGTTGCGATCGACGTGGGCGACGATCCGGCCAAGCCGGTCGACACGCCGGTCCACGTGAAGGTGTCGGAATATCCGTACAACAGCATTCGAGGCGGGGTGGGCTACTCGACGGACAACGGTCCGCTGGTTCAGGGTTCCTATTCGTATCTGGACACCTTCGGCAAAGCGTGGCCGTTCACCATTCAGGGGCGCGTCGACCAGATCCAGCAATACGGGCAAATCCAGCTCGCCATGCCGCCGGGGCCGCGTGCGTGGACCAATAGCATGCTGGCGTCCTACACCACGACCGACGTATCCGACACGCGTATTTACAGTATCCGCGGCGGTGTGCAACGGGCCCGGACCTCGCAATTCATCGACTACAACTACGCGCTCCTGTACTACCAGGACCGGCTCGATCAGAACGCGGTCGCGCCGACCACGAGCCGCGCGCTGGTGCCGTCCTGGTCGTGGACCCGGCGCAATACCGACGACCCGTTGTTCCCGCGCAGCGGCAACCTGATTCACGTCGAGGCGGGTTTCGCGGTCAAAGGCGTGCTGACCGACCAGACCTTCATTCGCGGTTACGCGCGCGGTCAGCAGTATCTGCCGATCGGCAAGGAAGACCTCGTGCTGATTCGCGCCGAACTCGGCGGCGTGTTCACGAGCGGCCCTTCGAGCGGCATTCCGGCGTCGCTGCTGTTTCGCGCCGGCGGCTCGAATTCGGTGCGCGGCTATGGCTACCAGAGTATCGGTAATAGCGTCGATGGTTCGGTGCTGCCCACCAAGTATCTCGTCACGGGCTCTGCCGAGTACCAGCATTGGTTCAGTCACGACTGGGGCGCGGCCGCGTTCTTCGACATCGGCACCGCCACGGACACCTGGGGCGAAAAAGTCTTCTATCCCGGCGTCGGCATCGGGGCGCGCTGGCGCAGCCCGGTCGGCCCGGTCAACGTCGATGTCGCCTACGGCATTCGCAACAAGAGCGTGCGGCCGTATCTGACGCTGGGCATCGCCTTCTGA